A section of the Mesorhizobium loti genome encodes:
- a CDS encoding SDR family oxidoreductase, which produces MTGRLKDKVALIVGSARGIGKGIALRFAEEGASLVLADTETEAGQATGDELGVPFIRTDISQMADAEAAVALALKHHGRLDIIVQNAGIYPWQLIENTSADDWDRVMAVNLRGTFNASRAALVPMRAQRSGRMLYTSSITGPHVTSPGHGHYSASKAGINGFIRAAALEFSGYGITVNGVEPGNILTEAIQQHRGAAYVKNMEDSIPLGRLGSPRDVANAFLFLASDDASYITGTTIVVDGGQLLPEGKDFRMAPP; this is translated from the coding sequence ATGACCGGAAGACTGAAGGACAAGGTGGCGCTGATCGTCGGCAGCGCGCGCGGCATCGGCAAGGGAATCGCGCTGCGCTTCGCCGAGGAAGGCGCAAGTCTGGTACTGGCCGACACCGAGACCGAGGCCGGGCAAGCGACAGGCGACGAACTGGGCGTCCCCTTCATCCGCACCGACATCTCGCAAATGGCCGACGCTGAGGCCGCGGTGGCACTGGCGCTGAAGCATCACGGCCGCCTCGACATCATCGTGCAGAATGCCGGTATCTATCCCTGGCAGCTGATCGAAAACACCAGCGCCGACGACTGGGACCGCGTGATGGCCGTCAATCTGCGCGGCACGTTCAATGCCAGCCGCGCCGCACTGGTGCCAATGAGGGCGCAGCGCTCCGGGCGCATGCTCTACACCTCCTCCATCACCGGCCCGCACGTGACCAGTCCCGGCCATGGCCATTATTCGGCCAGCAAGGCCGGCATCAACGGCTTCATCCGGGCGGCGGCGCTGGAATTCTCCGGCTACGGCATCACCGTCAACGGCGTCGAGCCCGGCAACATCCTCACGGAGGCCATCCAGCAGCATCGCGGCGCCGCCTATGTCAAGAACATGGAGGATTCCATCCCGCTCGGCCGCCTCGGCAGTCCGCGCGACGTCGCCAATGCCTTCCTGTTCCTGGCCTCGGACGATGCCAGCTACATCACCGGCACGACCATCGTCGTCGACGGCGGGCAGTTACTGCCCGAAGGCAAGGATTTCCGGATGGCGCCGCCGTGA
- a CDS encoding SOS response-associated peptidase: MCGRYTRYLSWSEIHRLYRLTAPAETGRNDEPRYNIAPTQDVPFVTAGENGNHRLREGRWWLVPFWAKEIPKAAMFNARIEGVDTAPAFRDAFKSKRCLIPADGFYEWTISPADGKKDPWHIYQPGHAPFSFAGLWAYNSNLDITSCTIITEPAGEPMKNLHDRQPVILDPAYYDAWLDPSTPKEYLKDILSHDIDGQLQFNRVGREVNSTVINKQPNDHPALVGPINPL; encoded by the coding sequence ATGTGCGGTCGCTACACTCGATATCTCTCATGGTCGGAAATCCACCGGCTCTACCGGCTGACAGCGCCAGCCGAGACCGGCCGCAACGACGAGCCGCGCTATAACATCGCCCCGACGCAGGACGTGCCTTTCGTCACCGCCGGCGAGAATGGAAACCACCGCCTGCGCGAGGGGAGATGGTGGCTCGTTCCGTTCTGGGCGAAGGAAATCCCCAAGGCGGCCATGTTCAATGCCAGGATCGAGGGTGTCGATACGGCGCCGGCCTTCCGTGACGCCTTCAAATCAAAGCGCTGCCTGATCCCGGCCGATGGCTTCTACGAATGGACGATATCGCCGGCCGACGGCAAGAAGGATCCCTGGCACATCTACCAGCCCGGCCACGCGCCCTTCTCGTTCGCCGGACTGTGGGCCTACAATTCCAATCTCGACATCACCAGCTGCACCATCATCACCGAGCCCGCCGGCGAGCCGATGAAGAACCTGCACGATCGCCAGCCCGTCATTCTCGACCCGGCCTATTACGATGCCTGGCTCGACCCGTCGACGCCGAAGGAATATCTAAAGGACATCCTCAGCCACGACATCGACGGCCAGCTGCAGTTCAATCGCGTCGGCCGTGAGGTCAATTCGACGGTCATCAACAAGCAGCCCAACGACCACCCTGCCCTGGTCGGGCCGATCAATCCGCTGTGA
- a CDS encoding DUF768 domain-containing protein, whose protein sequence is MSTRGINFLHRWIANNIRETATGDVVSIDELTHKLIADAKALGIKRPEIDEEVDSLYRTILDAIVHFDPGLPD, encoded by the coding sequence ATGAGCACACGCGGCATCAATTTTCTCCACCGATGGATCGCGAACAACATCCGCGAGACGGCGACAGGTGATGTCGTCTCGATTGACGAACTCACGCACAAGCTGATCGCTGATGCAAAGGCGCTGGGCATCAAACGCCCTGAGATCGACGAAGAGGTTGACAGCCTGTATCGCACGATCCTTGACGCGATCGTGCATTTTGACCCGGGTCTCCCTGATTGA
- a CDS encoding Crp/Fnr family transcriptional regulator: MSSLTTPLIRKLESLGRLSSDERESVEAMPLLEKALMPGEQIALEGNVPSHCCLVVEGLLRRYSTLSNGTVQTLSIHVAGDIPDLQGLHLRSMDHTLASIGRSKVGLIAHRDILEVLRKSPRLANLFWRESLVDAAVARAWVKVLGGHDAFGKLAHLACELYVRMEVMGLVRKNSYPLPLTQVQLGETIGASVVHVNRILKKLRGDRLLEHKNGRLVIMNWDGLSEVADFDPAYLNLRDPHYLNLKPAAGR, encoded by the coding sequence ATGTCCAGTTTGACAACGCCGCTGATCCGAAAGCTCGAAAGCCTAGGTCGACTTTCGTCAGATGAACGCGAGAGCGTCGAAGCGATGCCGCTTTTGGAAAAGGCGTTGATGCCTGGTGAGCAGATCGCGCTGGAAGGGAATGTACCAAGCCACTGCTGCTTGGTCGTTGAAGGGCTCCTGCGGCGATACAGCACTTTGAGCAACGGCACTGTGCAAACACTCTCAATTCACGTCGCCGGCGATATACCCGATCTGCAAGGTCTGCACCTTAGAAGCATGGATCACACTCTCGCATCGATCGGTAGAAGCAAGGTTGGCCTCATCGCGCACCGCGACATCCTCGAAGTTCTCCGCAAATCACCTCGTCTGGCAAATCTATTTTGGCGTGAAAGTTTGGTTGATGCAGCGGTCGCGCGCGCCTGGGTCAAGGTTTTGGGGGGCCATGATGCGTTCGGCAAGTTAGCTCACCTCGCCTGCGAGCTTTACGTGCGCATGGAGGTCATGGGGCTGGTAAGGAAGAATTCTTATCCCTTACCGCTAACTCAGGTTCAGCTCGGCGAGACTATCGGGGCGAGCGTCGTTCACGTAAATCGCATTTTGAAGAAACTGCGCGGTGACCGCCTTTTGGAGCACAAAAACGGGCGGCTGGTAATCATGAACTGGGACGGCCTAAGCGAGGTGGCAGATTTCGATCCGGCATACCTGAACCTGCGAGATCCACACTATTTGAATTTAAAGCCAGCGGCTGGGCGTTAA
- a CDS encoding DUF1236 domain-containing protein, with product MRMHVTSAAAALVLLAGVGAAAAEDVIITPEQDTVVREYVKKQPLASVKIPGVELKVGTALPDTVELHEVPNVKYRYVVVDKHTVLVDPGTRKIVKVYD from the coding sequence ATGAGAATGCACGTAACCAGCGCCGCAGCGGCGCTCGTCCTGCTTGCTGGCGTCGGCGCAGCGGCGGCAGAGGATGTTATCATCACACCGGAGCAGGACACCGTAGTGCGGGAATACGTCAAGAAGCAGCCGCTGGCTTCAGTCAAGATTCCGGGAGTGGAGCTGAAGGTCGGCACCGCTCTGCCGGACACGGTCGAGCTCCACGAGGTTCCGAACGTCAAATATCGTTATGTGGTGGTCGACAAACACACAGTTCTGGTCGACCCGGGAACCCGCAAGATTGTCAAAGTCTACGACTAA
- a CDS encoding DUF1515 family protein, translating to MPGPSNRSLEMMIGGLLEATQNMQRDITEIRRDIKDSDSRAALSYEQSEQRAAASRAKMYQKTDELVERVSATESAVSKLNADMTSVKEVTAEVTRWKLMGLGALGVTGMAAAALASLVTAYWHDIWRVLRGG from the coding sequence ATGCCGGGACCATCCAACAGAAGCCTCGAAATGATGATCGGCGGTCTCCTCGAGGCGACGCAGAACATGCAACGCGACATCACCGAGATCCGTCGCGACATCAAGGACAGCGATTCCCGCGCCGCCCTGAGCTACGAGCAGTCGGAACAGCGCGCCGCCGCCAGCCGCGCGAAGATGTATCAGAAGACCGACGAGCTGGTGGAGCGCGTCAGCGCCACCGAAAGCGCGGTCAGCAAGCTCAATGCCGACATGACCAGCGTCAAGGAAGTGACGGCCGAGGTGACGCGCTGGAAGCTTATGGGGCTTGGTGCCTTGGGTGTAACGGGGATGGCAGCGGCGGCACTGGCGTCGCTGGTTACCGCCTATTGGCATGACATCTGGCGCGTGCTGCGTGGTGGCTAG
- a CDS encoding glycoside hydrolase family 108 protein produces MAASREKESLARVLAHEGGYSNHPKDPGGATMKGVTQRVYDGYRKGKGLAVRSVKGITTDELNEIYDRQYWDAVKGDLLPAGVDYVLFDGAVNSGPGRSIMWLQQALRPAYTGRIDGVMGVGTLAALKADKNNDALIDRICNARMAFLKRLGTFATFGRGWTARVAEVRSIGQAWATGQVPQAASFYVGGQAKAFVEDAEAPPSTAPADAAIGAGIGSGGIAGTLQDLQNQLSPMSYGSEFIMKVVMALAVLSAVLLLGGAGYRWYANRKAKRLAAALGTAPA; encoded by the coding sequence ATGGCAGCGTCCCGTGAAAAGGAATCGCTTGCCCGCGTGCTCGCGCATGAGGGCGGCTACAGCAACCATCCAAAGGATCCCGGCGGCGCCACCATGAAGGGTGTCACCCAGCGGGTCTATGACGGCTATCGCAAGGGCAAGGGCCTTGCCGTGCGCTCGGTCAAGGGCATCACCACGGATGAACTGAACGAAATCTATGACAGGCAGTACTGGGATGCCGTGAAGGGCGATCTGCTGCCGGCCGGCGTCGATTACGTTCTGTTCGATGGCGCTGTGAACTCCGGCCCTGGCCGCTCGATCATGTGGCTTCAGCAGGCACTACGGCCTGCCTACACCGGGCGTATTGACGGCGTCATGGGCGTCGGCACGCTGGCGGCGCTCAAGGCCGACAAGAACAACGACGCGCTGATCGATCGCATCTGCAACGCGCGCATGGCCTTCCTGAAGCGCCTCGGCACCTTCGCCACCTTTGGCCGTGGCTGGACGGCCCGTGTCGCCGAAGTCCGCTCGATCGGTCAGGCGTGGGCAACCGGCCAGGTGCCGCAAGCCGCCAGCTTTTACGTCGGCGGCCAGGCGAAGGCTTTCGTCGAGGACGCAGAGGCGCCACCCTCGACCGCGCCGGCCGACGCGGCGATCGGCGCCGGCATCGGCAGCGGCGGCATCGCCGGCACGCTGCAGGATCTCCAGAACCAGCTTTCCCCGATGTCATACGGCAGCGAGTTCATCATGAAGGTCGTGATGGCCCTGGCCGTCCTCAGTGCCGTGCTGCTGCTCGGCGGTGCCGGCTACCGCTGGTATGCCAACCGAAAGGCCAAGCGGCTTGCCGCGGCGCTTGGGACGGCTCCGGCATGA